The nucleotide window TTCCGGCTATGTTTGCTGGTACAGGTAACCATCAAGTCCCCTACTCCCGATAACCCGGCGAAAGTCAGCGGGCGCGCGCCCAAAGCAATTCCCAGCCGGACAATTTCCGCCAAACCGCGGGTCATCAGGGCAGCTTTGCTATTATCGCCAAAGCCCATACCATCTGCAATGCCAGCCCCCAGAGCAATGATATTTTTAAGAGCGCCGCCTAATTCTACGCCCATCACGTCCGGATTTGTATACACGCGGAAATATGGCAGCATAAATAGATCCTGCAGTTGTTCGGCAATCGCCTTCTTTTTGGCGGCAATCACGGTGGTGGACGGATACTTTCGTCCCACTTCCTCCGCGTGGTTGGGGCCGGACATAACGGCAATACGGCTGGCCAAACCAGGAATTTCTTCCGCAATAATTTGCGACATCCGTTTTAACGAAACTTCCTCCAGCCCCTTGGTGGCGCTCACGATTACAGCATCGGGTGAAATAATCGGGGCAACCTTTCTGGCTATTTCGCGCACAGCGTGGGAAGGTGTGACCATAACAACAACAGCGGCACCGGCTAGTGACTCTTTCAGATCAGAGGTACATTGAAGGGACTGGGGCAACAAAACTCCCGGTAAATAGCGACGGTTTTCTTTGACTTGGTGAATTTCAGCCACTGTCTCCGGACTGCGGGCCCACAGCCTGATGTCACTTGCAGGATGCTTTTCCGCCAGCATGGCGGAGATCGCCGTCCCCCAGCTTCCGGCGCCTATTACGGCAATTTTCATGTGAATTAGTTCTCCCTCTCCTGATCCTTTTTAGCGGCCAGATTTCCCGCCTTAATCTTGAGTTCTTCGCCCCGCAATAACCGCTCGATATTGGGTCTGTGTCTTATAATGACAAACAAACTGGCTAATACGGCAAAATAAAAATACTCCACTTTCTCTCCGGTAACCCAGACAAATACCGGCAATAAAGCAGCGCCAACAATTGAACCTAAAGATACATAGCGAGTAAAATAAACGATGACCGCCCAGATCACAAAAACAGTGAAGGTAATTTTCGGCATCAACACCGCAATCACGCCCAGGCCGGTAGCAACGCCCCGGCCTCCCTTGAACCCCAGAAAGAGCGACCAGTTATGCCCTGCCATGGCGGCAATGCCGCCGACCAGCATCGCCAAAGAAGTTCCCAGTAAAATCTGCCCGATATATACGCCGGCAATCCCTTTGGCCGCATCGGTCAACAAGACCCAGAAAGCCGGCCAGGGACCCAGCACGCGAAAAGCGTTGGTTGCGCCAATATTCTTGCTGCCGAACTGGCGTATATCAACACCGCACAGGACGCGACCGATAATAAGCCCGTTGGGTATGGAGCCGATCAGATACCCCAAGAGAATAACCAGGATCATTGTCATCATCTTCTAACACTCTCCCTGCATCCTGCAAAAAAATTCTGCTATAAGTGCTTCTCTTTTTCTATTGCTGCTTATTCTTCTTTATCCTTTTTGCCGCGTACCACAAGGCGTAAAGGACTGCCTTCAAAGCCAAAGGATTCCCGCAACTTATTTTCTAAAAACCGTAAATAGGAAAAATGCATCACCTCCGGATCATTGACAAAGAAAACAATCGTAGGCGGATTGACGCCGGATTGA belongs to Acetonema longum DSM 6540 and includes:
- the plsY gene encoding glycerol-3-phosphate 1-O-acyltransferase PlsY, whose amino-acid sequence is MTMILVILLGYLIGSIPNGLIIGRVLCGVDIRQFGSKNIGATNAFRVLGPWPAFWVLLTDAAKGIAGVYIGQILLGTSLAMLVGGIAAMAGHNWSLFLGFKGGRGVATGLGVIAVLMPKITFTVFVIWAVIVYFTRYVSLGSIVGAALLPVFVWVTGEKVEYFYFAVLASLFVIIRHRPNIERLLRGEELKIKAGNLAAKKDQEREN
- a CDS encoding NAD(P)H-dependent glycerol-3-phosphate dehydrogenase; the encoded protein is MKIAVIGAGSWGTAISAMLAEKHPASDIRLWARSPETVAEIHQVKENRRYLPGVLLPQSLQCTSDLKESLAGAAVVVMVTPSHAVREIARKVAPIISPDAVIVSATKGLEEVSLKRMSQIIAEEIPGLASRIAVMSGPNHAEEVGRKYPSTTVIAAKKKAIAEQLQDLFMLPYFRVYTNPDVMGVELGGALKNIIALGAGIADGMGFGDNSKAALMTRGLAEIVRLGIALGARPLTFAGLSGVGDLMVTCTSKHSRNYRAGLLLAQGKTISEVCGATNMVVEGIRTAKAAYSLAQQNQIVMPITEQMYHVLYNHKPAKEAVLELMTRGKTHEVEEVAVEPIDWEN